The genomic region GAGAGAAGTATGAAGCCTTCTTTTGAGGGTAAAGCCGTACGCCTGCTTGTAGCAGGTGAGCAGGTGTACAAAGTTATAAACGGCGATGCTTATGTGGCAACGCCGACAGGTTGGACACGAGAAGTGTCTACCCGTTACTGGCAACACATAGGAGGGGCTGTTAAAAAAGTCCTCCTAGGGGAGCAGACAAATGAGGCGGTTCCGGTTGACGAAGAGGAATTAGCCTCAATCGAGGCAGGTATGAAAAAATGTCTCGAGAAAAAGAGATTTGAAGAAGAAAAAGCAAAATTCGTCAGCAAAAAGTGTTTAGGGTTCTTCAATCAGTGCTTCAAACTTCCTGTTGGAACCTTGAGGCATCTGAGGTTGTATTACTATGAATTTGAAGAGGACGAAAAGATCGTCCTACATTGTGGGAGTATCGCGGCTGATGGGGTGTTGATAGCAGATTTCAAGGTACTTCTAACAGAGGTATCTGGAAATCTGACTTTCGAAATTTCCGAGGATAGGAAATTTTGGAAGAGGAAATTAGATGTTGATATGGACTCAATCTCTTCTCTAAAAAGGGTCGAACTTTATTACGACCCGATTCATGGTCATTTCCACGTTGGTCAAATCAATGTGGACGTGGAAGAGCAGTTGAGAAAAAACATGGGAAAGATGCCAGGCAATTTCCCTGTTTACGCGGGGGTCCTAGTCGGGACCTTCTTTCTGGATTTTAAAAGAAGGGAGTGGGGGTTTTTGTAAAATAAAAGTTTAAGTTTTCGGGAAGTTTTTCTAAAAAACTTCCCTCTGTTCTGCCGAATAATCGGTACTGATGATGTTTCCGCGAATTCCAATTTCGCGGCAATACGAAAACAGAAAAATTGTTCTTTTAAAAACCAAATATCGCATTCCAACACTGAATTTTGCTTATCCAAAGAGGGTAGGTGAAATTCAGTGTTGGAAAAAGATTGCGTTGTCTCTTTGTTTCAACCCGATCTTCTTTTCTTCTCAATCAAGAAAACAATTAAATTACCCTATTTAGGGCGATTTGCCCCGCACCAACTCTGTTTAAAAAACAAGATGTGTGGGGAGATAAGCCAAGCATCAATTAAACTTTATGTTAAAACATTAAGTAAAGTTGGTGCGGGGTCTAGTTCTGGATTTAATTACAGCCTTAGTATGATGAATCAACCATTTTAACTTAACCATTTCATCTCATGACTAAGGAATCTTTAGATCTCTAGCAATATTACATTGCCTTAAATTGGGTAATTTAATTTAATTTTTTGACTATTTTTCTCTCGCCGATGAGGCGAGGGAGGAAGGAGAGAAAGATGAGGGAGTTTAAAATAGTATCAGAGGTAGTTAATGGAATGGTGCGAGTGCACCTAGAAGGAGAGATAGATTCTAAGTACTCTGGATCGTATCTGGTTACGATCCAGAATTATAGTAGCAGGTCAGATGTGCCATGCCACATGGTGTCATCAAAGGTCATAGGTCACCTATGGCACGGCGACCTAATAGTCGCCAAAGACTTGGAGTCATCCTTTGTCGCTGCTACCGGGATCGGTGCATTTTCCCGGTTTTATCTTAAAGGAGAGGACCTGTGCGAATCCGTACAGGTTGAAACACTAGGAGGGAAAACTACCGTGGAAATAAACCACGGTAGTTGTGATGTTGACCCATTTGAATATGTATGGCCTGGCCAAAAAACCAGGCTCGTATTCGAAAATCCCCATGCTTATCATGGGGAGACTTTGATAAAAATCCCATTTGCGGAAATGCAAGCCGCGTGGGAAAGGTATGCAGCAAAAAACAACTCGCTTGCTTCGTGTTAGAGCGAGTTTCCGGCACCGTTCTGCCGAGTCCTTCAGTGGACACTGATTTTCGATTTAAGATTTTAAAAAATCGGAGACGGTAAGGAATGGTCCAAGCGGATGAGGAAAGATTCCGCCGCATCGTCGTTGCGTCAAACGGCAAAAGGTTTAAAAGGGAGAAGTTAAGGTTTAAAACTTCTCCCTCTGTTCTCCGCCTAAGGCGGACTGATGATGTTTCCGCGAATCACAATTTCGCGGCAATACGAAAACAGAAAATTCCAACACTGAATTTTGCTTATCCAAAGAGGGTGGGTAGAATCCAGTGTTGGAAGATTGTTTGTGAAATTCGAAAATTTTTTGCCGAAAAGGCAGAAAGGAGAGGATATGAAAAAGATTGTTCTCGCCGGTCCGCCTAGGTCCGGCAAAAGTTGCATGCGCGAGGGGCTGAAACAGACTATCCGCGCAATCCCCGGTGCTCCCTATCCCTATGTCATCACGGCTTGTCCGGATGGCGAGGGTGCGTGGTTCCAGGCAACTGTGAACCATGTTCCGGAGCTCGCGGCGGCGTGCAAGGCGGCCTACAAAGCCAAGTTTACGCCGGAGTTTGTCGAGCGTAACAAGACTTCGGTCGAGAAGTGCTCGCTTGAGCTGACGCTCATCGACATTGGAGGCATCACCTCCAAGGAAAATGAAGCGATCTGCGCGAGTGCCACTCACATCGTCATCCTCGCTGGCGACACCAGCAAGGTGCCGGAGTGGCGCGAATTCGCCAAAAAAGTCGGTCTCACCGTGATTGCCGAGATTCATTCGGACTACCACGGGACAGAGGATAAAGTCGAGGGCGTTGCCCAAGACGGAATCCTCCGGGGATCAGTTCATCACCTCGAAAGAGGCGAACCGGTCGCCAATAGACCAATGATCAGGGCTCTGGCCGAGCGTCTTGTAAAACTCTAAATTTAATTTTTATTCCTATTTGCCGCCCAGATAGGAATTCTGAAATAATATGTCGATTAATGATTAGGGCGGAATCGACAGAAAGGAGGCCGAGAATGGCTAATAAATTTTTTAAAATTAATTTAGAAAATGGGAGTCTGTTGAGGGTAGGCTTCGGAGAGCCTGCCCAAAATGACCAAATCGTAAAAGACGCTGTTGAACGTCTTGGCGAGATGGTCGCCGCCAATGAGCTTGCTGGCGGACCAATTTTGAAAATCAACGGGCCGGCAAGTTTGCCCGTTGCCATCGCGATTGCCCACGCGGTGGGACACCTCTATGAGGTGATCGGGGTCTTTGACCCCAAATTGGGCAAGTATGTCGTGGCAGTAAGTCACGGCAATAAATATCAACCAGGCGATCTGGTTGATTAAATGTTTAAAAGGGTTGTAGGTTTGCCCGACAAGAAAGATTGCGGTTCAATCTTTCTTGCCAAAACCTTCAAGGAAGAAGTGCGTGATGGTTCATGCACTTCTTCCAATCTTTTTTGAGCTTGTCAGTCTAGGGCTGATTGGTTCAAAGTGAGATTATACTCCAACACTGAATTTTGCTTGCCAAAGAGGGTGGGTAGAATTCAGTGTTGGAATTAATTTACTTCTGAAAATTTCTGAAAGGAGAAGGAAGATGAAAAAAGCCTTATTAGTTTTTTCTTTTTTGTTTATTCTTTATTTTTTTGAATTGCAAGTTTTTGCAAGTGAGGGGTTTTCCATAGTTTCTATTAAAACTGTGGGAAATCACTCCTACGTTGTCATAAACAAGGATGGTCGCCCAAGCGATCGTCCTGTGGAAATCCTGGAAATCTTATCGGATTTTGAAAGGTTAAATCCCGATAAGGAAATAACGGGATGGAGCATTGAGAAACAGCAAACGGCTTATGGCTTTGTCTACAACTATATTTACGGTCTGTGGATTGATCATAAGCCAAAAAAGTGATTTTATCTTTTAACTTTGGGCGACCCTGCCCGCATGCCCTATAGGCCAATGGCCGAACGGGAAGTCAGTTAAGTCTGGCCGAGCAGGGGAGGGTAAAATTTTTTACCCCTGGCTCGAGGAGAAAGAATGAATAAAGGATTGCCGGTCTGGAATTATCGGAAGATTTATATAACCTTGCTTAACAGGAAAAGGAAAAGTGCATTGTCCAAGTTGCGATTTTTTTGAGACGGTGCGCAATAACGAAAAGCGTATTTTCGTTATTATCTTTGTTTTTTCAGAAAGGAGAAGAAAGATGGGGTATGGAATCGCATTTGACAATGGCCGCAGTGGCGCGGCCACAACGATCAGGGCTGAGATC from Candidatus Paceibacter sp. harbors:
- a CDS encoding CRISPR-associated protein Csx3, translated to MANKFFKINLENGSLLRVGFGEPAQNDQIVKDAVERLGEMVAANELAGGPILKINGPASLPVAIAIAHAVGHLYEVIGVFDPKLGKYVVAVSHGNKYQPGDLVD